A window of the Labrus mixtus chromosome 8, fLabMix1.1, whole genome shotgun sequence genome harbors these coding sequences:
- the LOC132978997 gene encoding regakine-1-like, producing MRSSLQSVALLFFTTWSSLASATHGPLSHCCDRLFNTKIKLDKIMNYTIQSGGACPIEAVIFQTKSGRRLCSNPEDRWTKRAMLKVDRETKELLQQSQSEEGGSATIITPAVANTSNRARPEKGRNGRKRPGKKSKGRRRGQRKCV from the exons aTGAGATCCAGCCTGCAGTCAGTCGCTCTTCTCTTCTTCACCACATGGTCCAGCCTGGCCAGTGCAA CCCATGGACCGTTGTCACACTGCTGCGACCGTCTCTTCAACACCAAAATCAAATTAGACAAAATCATGAATTACACCATCCAGTCTGGCGGTGCCTGTCCAATCGAAGCCGTAAT CTTCCAGACAAAGTCAGGGAGAAGACTCTGCTCCAATCCTGAAGATCGCTGGACTAAGAGAGCAATGCTGAAAGTCGACAGGGAGACAAAAGAATTGCTACAGCAGAGCCAGAGTGAAGAAGGCGGATCAGCAACTATCATCACCCCAGCAGTGGCCAACACATCCAACAGGGCCAGACCAGAGAAAGGCAGGAATGGGAGGAAAAGACCGGGGAAAAAGTccaaaggaaggaggaggggccaaAGGAAATGTGTGTAA
- the LOC132978458 gene encoding monocyte chemotactic protein 1B-like, with amino-acid sequence MTSLNLIVSLFLLTIMLSTASGQGGISSCCRIVTSTQVHRDRLKSYYKQFKTSCPIHAVVFTTVYGKRICSSPSRVWAKTSMAYLDGKNWKSQQTVKH; translated from the exons ATGACAAGTCTCAACCTAATCGTCTCGCTGTTTCTTCTAACTATCATGCTGTCCACAGCCTCAGGTCAAG gGGGAATAAGCAGTTGTTGTCGAATAGTTACATCCACTCAAGTCCATCGAGATCGACTGAAAAGCTACTACAAACAGTTTAAGACATCGTGCCCTATTCATGCAGTGGT ATTTACCACTGTGTACGGGAAGAGAATCTGCTCTAGCCCCAGCAGAGTGTGGGCAAAGACCAGCATGGCCTACCTGGACGGAAAGAACTGGAAGAGCCAACAAACTGTTAAACACTGA
- the LOC132978999 gene encoding LOW QUALITY PROTEIN: C-C motif chemokine 2-like (The sequence of the model RefSeq protein was modified relative to this genomic sequence to represent the inferred CDS: inserted 2 bases in 1 codon) has product MSPRCQIAICVVLFCIMLGLVSPTPAAQDSQKMCCTTFNRKPIPFRRITGYKEITPMENCRKEAIIFYTIKKQAICATRRDQWVRNLLDLLSLKLKKLAKAASDAGQTQXQVPPSFNHGSGSFFSTTQTIADSTEGFYE; this is encoded by the exons ATGTCTCCAAGATGTCAGATCGCCATTTGTGTCGTTCTCTTCTGCATCATGCTGGGTCTGGTCAGTCCGACTCCAGCTGCCC aagACTCTCAAAAGATGTGTTGTACAACATTCAACAGGAAGCCAATACCTTTCCGGCGTATTACGGGCTACAAAGAAATAACTCCTATGGAAAACTGTCGCAAGGAGGCGATCAT TTTCTacaccataaaaaaacaagcgATATGTGCAACACGAAGGGACCAGTGGGTGAGGAACCTTCTGGATTTACTCAG TTTGAAACTGAAGAAGTTGGCCAAAGCCGCGTCTGATGCAGGTCAAACTCA ACAGGTCCCCCCTTCATTTAATCATGGAAGTGGATCTttcttcagcaccacacaaaccaTCGCGGACAGCACTGAAGGTTtctatgagtaa